In Candidatus Obscuribacterales bacterium, a genomic segment contains:
- a CDS encoding thioredoxin family protein: MTNSDPSSTSLSRLRNFVVVLVAVALSVSVFLGIQTKSTGTSLAALAEEAVPLDLALTNGKPTLVEFYANWCTSCQAMAGDMGILKQTYSDRLNFVMLNVDNTKWLPEMLHYQVDGIPHFVFLDPQGEAIASTIGEQPRPVMAANLDALIAGGPLPYRQGRGRVSDVETRTVAPSSNDDPRSHGSQVVSPT; encoded by the coding sequence ATGACCAACTCGGATCCCAGCTCCACCTCCCTAAGTCGCCTGCGCAACTTCGTCGTTGTCCTGGTTGCCGTAGCGCTGTCCGTTTCTGTATTCCTAGGTATTCAAACCAAGTCTACGGGAACCTCTTTGGCCGCCCTTGCTGAAGAAGCGGTTCCCCTAGATCTGGCGTTGACCAACGGCAAGCCAACGCTGGTAGAGTTCTACGCCAACTGGTGTACCTCATGCCAAGCCATGGCGGGCGACATGGGAATACTCAAGCAGACCTACAGCGATCGCCTCAACTTTGTCATGCTCAACGTAGACAACACCAAATGGTTGCCGGAAATGCTGCACTACCAAGTAGACGGCATTCCCCACTTTGTATTTCTCGATCCTCAGGGGGAAGCGATCGCCAGCACCATTGGTGAACAGCCGCGGCCGGTGATGGCTGCGAATCTCGATGCGCTAATAGCAGGCGGCCCCTTGCCCTACCGACAAGGTCGGGGTCGTGTCTCGGATGTGGAAACTCGCACCGTAGCACCATCAAGCAACGATGATCCTCGCAGCCACGGCAGTCAGGTCGTATCGCCCACGTAG
- a CDS encoding DUF1824 family protein, whose product MIQTNSENLSLEQAQAMLQQFDYDRSEAISSTSQQVQAALKQVAQHSDYQILGICADSLDQGRTALVAYATALGYPVQPDGLTPVEGPVYIKFNPKTGLLYSDRYVGDHRGVLVSCQSAYAEGLNEMYGHLPLDLFIADA is encoded by the coding sequence ATGATCCAAACCAATTCTGAGAACTTATCCCTAGAGCAGGCTCAAGCCATGCTCCAGCAGTTTGACTACGATCGCTCCGAAGCCATCTCCAGCACGTCTCAACAGGTGCAGGCGGCCCTCAAGCAGGTGGCGCAGCATAGCGACTATCAAATTTTAGGCATCTGTGCCGACAGCCTAGACCAGGGTAGGACAGCTCTCGTCGCCTACGCAACAGCGTTGGGCTATCCCGTTCAGCCCGATGGCTTGACGCCCGTTGAAGGCCCTGTCTATATCAAATTCAACCCCAAAACCGGCCTGCTCTACAGCGATCGCTACGTTGGCGATCATCGGGGTGTGCTGGTGTCCTGCCAGTCTGCCTATGCGGAAGGTCTAAACGAGATGTATGGGCATCTGCCGTTAGACCTGTTCATCGCCGATGCCTGA
- a CDS encoding DUF3143 domain-containing protein: MILPSTDTPLYNHPLPDIERWLASKGCQQDVTNLHCWSLHTPDWHAEIIMEVDSLVVRYLNAGEDGEDIQRSFKYSLTRQDLDEVIFSDPLTTTSKQDA; the protein is encoded by the coding sequence ATGATATTACCGTCTACAGATACGCCGTTATATAACCATCCACTACCCGACATTGAGCGGTGGCTTGCCTCCAAAGGATGCCAGCAAGATGTCACCAATCTGCACTGCTGGTCGTTGCATACGCCCGATTGGCATGCCGAGATCATCATGGAAGTTGATTCCTTGGTGGTTCGCTACCTGAACGCTGGCGAGGACGGGGAAGATATTCAGCGCTCCTTCAAATATTCCTTAACACGACAAGACTTGGACGAGGTGATCTTTTCCGATCCGCTCACCACCACATCCAAGCAAGACGCCTAG
- a CDS encoding J domain-containing protein, giving the protein MTTGHSAQQSTPATALNYYQLLGTDPSASPQAIRQAYRDLSKLYHPDTTTLPAAIATAKFQDLNEAYATLSSPDRRLTYDMKMGYSRVSVMQPQPSLSQATSFRKSSAYLDPIDRPLSAGELFALLILTVTFIGCVLLAIAVGLTRGEVTLQTPVPVVQTQPNLTIPAPLPSLDLPSPDPPSLDSLASDLSPQPEWLQPEQPELGE; this is encoded by the coding sequence ATCTACCCCCGCCACTGCGCTCAACTACTACCAACTGTTGGGCACCGATCCGTCGGCCTCACCCCAAGCCATTCGCCAAGCCTACCGAGATCTCAGCAAGCTCTATCATCCAGACACAACAACCCTACCGGCAGCAATCGCAACAGCCAAGTTTCAAGACCTCAACGAGGCCTACGCCACCCTCAGCAGTCCCGATCGCCGCCTCACCTACGACATGAAGATGGGCTATTCTCGGGTATCCGTGATGCAGCCACAGCCATCCCTCTCCCAGGCAACCTCATTCCGCAAATCTTCTGCCTACCTCGATCCCATCGATCGCCCCCTCTCTGCCGGAGAGCTGTTTGCCCTATTGATTTTGACAGTGACCTTTATTGGCTGTGTGCTGCTGGCGATCGCCGTGGGCCTCACCCGGGGAGAAGTCACCCTCCAAACCCCAGTGCCCGTGGTTCAAACCCAGCCCAATCTCACCATCCCAGCTCCATTACCGTCTCTAGATCTACCATCTCCAGATCCACCATCTCTAGATTCCCTAGCATCTGACCTGTCGCCCCAGCCAGAATGGTTACAGCCTGAGCAGCCGGAGCTGGGAGAGTGA